A stretch of the Photobacterium toruni genome encodes the following:
- the gspG gene encoding type II secretion system major pseudopilin GspG, whose amino-acid sequence MQQKQRGFTLLEVMVVIVILGVLASLVVPNLLGNKEKADQQKAVTDISSLEQSLEMYKLDNSVFPTTDQGLEALVTKPSSSPEPRNYREGGYIKRLPQDPWGYDYQYVSPGEHGAVDIFSLGADGQEGGDGINTDIGNWNMLNYNK is encoded by the coding sequence ATGCAACAAAAACAACGTGGTTTTACGCTGTTAGAAGTCATGGTGGTAATTGTAATTCTTGGAGTGTTGGCAAGTTTAGTGGTGCCAAATCTATTAGGTAACAAAGAAAAAGCCGACCAACAAAAAGCAGTAACTGATATTAGTTCGCTTGAGCAGTCATTAGAAATGTACAAGCTCGATAATAGTGTCTTCCCAACCACTGACCAAGGTTTAGAGGCATTGGTAACCAAACCATCATCTTCACCTGAACCACGTAATTACCGTGAGGGTGGCTACATTAAACGTTTACCACAAGATCCATGGGGTTACGATTACCAATATGTATCACCAGGTGAGCATGGTGCAGTTGATATCTTCAGTTTAGGTGCTGATGGTCAAGAAGGCGGTGATGGTATTAATACTGATATCGGCAACTGGAATATGTTGAACTACAACAAATAA